The sequence below is a genomic window from Streptomyces sp. B21-105.
CCGTTCCGCAGGGCGCGGCAGGCGGCAGCGCGTGATGGGAGACGTCCGGCAGGACGATGGTCCGCAGTTCTCGCACCGCCTCGCCCGCCCGGGCCGCCAGGGTCCGCGCGTCATGGGTCCTGCTGTTCGCGGCCACGAGCAGCAGGACCGGCGCACGCAGCCCCCGCAACTCCTCGGGCGAGGGGCGCGGGCCGGTCGCCGGTCGCCCTGCCGGTGAGCCGCCGGGTGAGCCGCCGAGTGAGCCGCGCCACAGAAGCGCCAGGTAACACGGGGTTCACATTTGAGCAATGACCGGGAAATCGCCCGTTGACAAGCTTCCGGGCAAACAGGCGGCGCCCCAGTGCCGCAGCGCCGCAGCACCCGCGAAGTGCGTCAGACACACCCCGAAGGAAGTGGCCCGTGACCTTCAAGGCTGAGTACATCTGGATCGACGGCACCCAGCCGACCGCCAAGCTCCGCTCCAAGACCAAGATCATCGCGGGTGAGCCCGCCGGTCTCGAGTCGCTGGGGATCTGGGGCTTCGACGGGTCCTCCACGAACCAGGCCGAAGGCCACTCCTCGGACCGTGTCCTCAAGCCGGTCTTCACCTGCCCCGACCCGATCCGCGGCGGCGACGACGTCCTCGTCCTGTGCGAGGTCCTCAACATCGACATGACGCCGCACGAGTCCAACACCCGTGCCGCGCTCGCCGAGGTCGCCGAGAAGTTCGGCGCGCAGGAGCCGATCTTCGGCATCGAGCAGGAGTACACGTTCTTCCAGGACGGCTACCCGCTCGGCTTCCCCAAGGGCGGCTTCCCCGCCCCGCAGGGCGGTTACTACTGCGGCGTCGGCGCGGACGAGATCTTCGGCCGCGAGGTCGTCGAGGCGCACCTGGACAACTGCCTCGCCGCCGGCCTCGCGATCTCCGGCATCAACGCCGAGGTCATGCCCGGCCAGTGGGAGTTCCAGGTCGGCCCGGTCTCGCCGCTGGAGGTCTCCGACCACCTGTGGGTGGCCCGCTGGCTGCTCTACCGCACCGCCGAGGACTTCGGCGTCTCCGCCACCCTCGACCCCAAGCCGGTCAAGGGCGACTGGAACGGCGCCGGCGCGCACACCAACTTCTCCACCAAGGCGATGCGCGAGGGTTACGAGGCGATCATCACCGCGTGCGAGTCGCTCGGTGAGG
It includes:
- the glnII gene encoding glutamine synthetase produces the protein MTFKAEYIWIDGTQPTAKLRSKTKIIAGEPAGLESLGIWGFDGSSTNQAEGHSSDRVLKPVFTCPDPIRGGDDVLVLCEVLNIDMTPHESNTRAALAEVAEKFGAQEPIFGIEQEYTFFQDGYPLGFPKGGFPAPQGGYYCGVGADEIFGREVVEAHLDNCLAAGLAISGINAEVMPGQWEFQVGPVSPLEVSDHLWVARWLLYRTAEDFGVSATLDPKPVKGDWNGAGAHTNFSTKAMREGYEAIITACESLGEGSKPLDHVKNYGAGIDDRLTGLHETAPWNEYSYGVSNRGASVRIPWQVEKDGKGYIEDRRPNANVDPYLVTRLIVDTCCSALEKAGQV